In the genome of Metabacillus litoralis, the window TAACATCATGATAAAGTTATGATCTAATTCATAAAGAACAGCATCCTCATAGGCATGTAATAGTTGATTATAACTTAATTGCCGCATTTTTAAAGTCTCCTTTAAACAGAAATACATAGTATGCTCATTCTCTATTTTACTATTATTAAACATTCATACCTCTCAAGAAGACTGTGTAGAAACAAGAGAATCGGCAGAACAACCAACAATTTATTACATTCAGGAAGGATAAACGGCATTTTACTAAAAATCTACAAAATAAGACAGATACTTTGAAGGTGATCAAGCTAAAAAAACACCACCAAATAGGTGATGTTTCTACTATTTTTACTTTCTTAACTTTCAAGGATTCTGCTAACTTTTTATAAGAGTTGTTTATGTTCAGGCCCAATTGATGATAGTCAAATTATTGGGTGATATCATGGAAGCTTTTGCTAAATACGCCATTTATTCACACTATTAATGGAGGCTACTTGCACTAATCCCTTACCCTTTTTCCCTTAGCTTATATTTTTTATATGCCAACGGAGTCATGTTCGTTGTTTTTCGAAATTTATCAATGAAATAGCTTGTGCTGTTAAAGCCTACTTGATAGGCAATTTCTGTTACGTTTAACTCAGTTTGTTGGAGTAAGATCAAGCTATTCTGAATGCGATAATCCGTCACATAGCTCAATGGTGTTGTTTTTAAGGTTCGTTTAAAGTAACGGCAGCATTCCGAACGACTTAACTGACCTGCCTTGGCGATATCATCTAATGTTAATTTTTCAGCAAAGTGAGAATGAACATAGTTTAGCATTTCCTTCATACGTTTATTTTTTTGAACCTCAACCTGATCATACTCCAATTTGAAACCGTTAACGATGAGGTTCTTCCATAGAGAAGTTAAGGAAACAGATATATCCATTTCATAGTAAGGTGCTTTTTGATGGATCAATTGATGAATGGTAAAAATGGCACTTAAAATATTTTCACCCCAGACCTCATCAGAATTTAATAGTAAATATGATAGATTGGTTGCTCGTAGATAAGGTGAAACATAGGTTGCATAGAGCTCCTGTGGTAAAAGAAAATGTGGAGAAACATTCAAGCAAAGATATACACATCCTGAATGATCCTTATCCTCCGCCATATGCAAGCATTCACTATTTATAAAAAGCCCCTCTCCTTCTCTCACATTTAAACTTTCTTCATTTATTTGAAAAGTGGCCTCACCTTTTAAAATAAAAACAAATTGAAGTTCCTCATGCCAGTGAAGAGGGATATATCCATTAATATTTTTGTTAATCGTTGTTTCATAGCACGCTATGGGTAATTCAACCGTCCGATGCTTCGTCAGTTCTTTTAAACTTTTATCTATTTTAAAATTTTTAATCTGCATACATCCATCACCTCAATATTGTGATACTTTTTGATTCAATTTAAGTATATTTCGGTTATTTTTCAGCTTATTATTACACTATTATTATATTTTGAGGTGGTCAATACAAATGAACTTATCTTCTAGAAAAATTGGATATTTGCTTGTGATAACAGGAGCCATCTTTTGGGGTGTTGGAGGCACGGTAGCACAAAAGCTTTTTCAGCAATATGCCGTTAATGTTAACTGGCTCGTAACTACACGATTGCTTATTGCTGGTATGTTACTTTTATCTGTTCAATACTTTCGTAAAGATCGGTCACAAATACTAGGAGTGTGGAAAACCAAAAAAACAGCCATACAACTCTTAATTTTTGGGATACTCGGTATGTTAGCCGTTCAATACACATACATGGCTTCTATTAAATATGGAAATGCAGCAGTCGCCACCCTCCTACAATATTTGGCACCAGTTATGATTATTATCTATTACATTTTCCGAAAACAAACTGTGCTATCAAAACAGGATACCATAACTGTTTTTCTTGCTTTATTGGGCTCATTTTTCTTATTAACAAATGGATCTTTTTCTCAATTGTCTGTCCCCCCACTTGCTGTCATTTGGGGAATACTATCTGGTGTAGCACTTGCTTTCTACACATTATATGCTGTTCCCCTACTTAAGAAATTTGATACATTAGTCATTGTAGGTTGGGCTATGATCATAGGTGGTTTAGCATTAACTATGATCCATCCACCATGGAAAATAGAACTAGCAACTTTACCACTTGAGGCCTATCTTTACTTTCTTTTTGTCATAATCTTTGGCACAATGTTTGCCTTTTGGTTTTATATTGAAAGCTTACAAAGCTTATCTCCAAAAGAAACAAGTCTTTTAAGTAGCGTAGAACCACTTGCAGCTGTCATCACCACAGTCATTTGGCTAAAAGAACCATTTGGGTCTCTTCAATGGATTGGTGCTCTTAGTATTATCGGTATGATTTTGTTATTAGCGGTAGGAAAAAAGAGTTCTGCCGAGGTTGAGGTTGAAGAAGTGAAGGTGGGATAGGGAGGGAGTGCCTGTCACTCCCCGAAGTTTGTCGAATAACAATGAGATACTTTCACTCGGGATTAAATAGATGTTTCAAGCCATTAGCAAAAGCACCCTTCAGTCAATGAAGACTTTAGGATGCTTTTTTCTTTTATATCTACCTATTCATTAAGGAAGCACATTACCAGCTGCGCGGAAAATACTATACCATTCTTCACGTGTAAGCTTGATTTCACTTGCTTTCACGCAATCTTTTAATCTGCCTTCATTCATTGTACCGATTACTGGCTGCATTTGGGCTG includes:
- a CDS encoding EamA family transporter, with the translated sequence MNLSSRKIGYLLVITGAIFWGVGGTVAQKLFQQYAVNVNWLVTTRLLIAGMLLLSVQYFRKDRSQILGVWKTKKTAIQLLIFGILGMLAVQYTYMASIKYGNAAVATLLQYLAPVMIIIYYIFRKQTVLSKQDTITVFLALLGSFFLLTNGSFSQLSVPPLAVIWGILSGVALAFYTLYAVPLLKKFDTLVIVGWAMIIGGLALTMIHPPWKIELATLPLEAYLYFLFVIIFGTMFAFWFYIESLQSLSPKETSLLSSVEPLAAVITTVIWLKEPFGSLQWIGALSIIGMILLLAVGKKSSAEVEVEEVKVG
- the sda gene encoding sporulation histidine kinase inhibitor Sda yields the protein MRQLSYNQLLHAYEDAVLYELDHNFIMMLREEIDRRNPDRAKSKIISESVFKASNT
- a CDS encoding AraC family transcriptional regulator; the protein is MQIKNFKIDKSLKELTKHRTVELPIACYETTINKNINGYIPLHWHEELQFVFILKGEATFQINEESLNVREGEGLFINSECLHMAEDKDHSGCVYLCLNVSPHFLLPQELYATYVSPYLRATNLSYLLLNSDEVWGENILSAIFTIHQLIHQKAPYYEMDISVSLTSLWKNLIVNGFKLEYDQVEVQKNKRMKEMLNYVHSHFAEKLTLDDIAKAGQLSRSECCRYFKRTLKTTPLSYVTDYRIQNSLILLQQTELNVTEIAYQVGFNSTSYFIDKFRKTTNMTPLAYKKYKLREKG